The Raphanus sativus cultivar WK10039 chromosome 2, ASM80110v3, whole genome shotgun sequence genome includes a region encoding these proteins:
- the LOC108843163 gene encoding regulatory protein NPR4, whose protein sequence is MAAATAMEPSSSISYTSSHLSNPSVVTNHHSSSSNLEAASLAKLSTDLEHLLTSSDCDYTDAEITFQGEARAVGVHRCLLAARSKFFFELFKKDRDAKSEEKPKYHMKDLLPHGNVGREAFLHFLNYVYTGKLKPFPVEVSTCVDTGCAHDSCKPAIDFAVELMYASHTFQITELVSSFQRRLCNYVEKSLVENVLPILLVAFHCDLTQLLDQCIERVARSDLDRFYIEKELPLEVSEKIKKLRVKSTSTDEAADKLVERTGKVLKALDSDDVELVKLLLTESDTTLDQANGLHYVVAYSDPKVVAEVLALDMADVNYRNSRGYTVLHYAAMRREPSIIISLLKKGANASDFTFDGRSAVNICRRLTRPKDYYTKTAKGDEASKDRLCIDILEREIRRNPLASGGDTPTCSHSMPEDLQMRLLYLEKRVGLAQLFFPTEADVAMDIANVEGTSEFTGFPVPPPSNGATGNLTQVDLNETPYMQTKRLLTRMEALMKTVETGRRYFPSCSEVLDKYMDDYMDEDIPDMSHPEKGSVKERRWKRMRYKELKNDVKKAYNKDKQAKIARSCLSVSSPDSSLRGSLENQT, encoded by the exons ATGGCTGCAGCAACTGCAATGGAGCCATCTTCATCTATAAGCTACACATCTTCCCACTTATCCAATCCTTCTGTTGTCACCAATCACCACTCATCATCCTCCAATCTCGAAGCCGCGAGTTTAGCCAAGCTCAGCACCGACTTGGAGCACCTTCTCACCAGCTCAGATTGCGACTACACCGACGCAGAGATCACATTCCAAGGAGAAGCTCGAGCGGTGGGTGTTCACAGATGCCTTTTAGCTGCTAGGAGCAAGTTTTTCTTCGAGCTGTTCAAGAAAGATAGAGATGCAAAGAGCGAGGAGAAACCAAAGTATCATATGAAAGATCTGTTGCCTCATGGAAACGTGGGGAGAGAGGCTTTCCTGCATTTCTTGAACTATGTATACACTGGGAAGCTAAAGCCTTTTCCTGTGGAGGTTTCCACTTGTGTTGACACGGGCTGTGCTCATGATTCTTGTAAACCCGCCATTGATTTCGCTGTTGAGCTGATGTACGCTTCGCATACGTTCCAAATCACAGAGCTGGTTTCATCGTTTCAG AGGAGGCTTTGTAACTATGTTGAGAAGTCACTAGTGGAGAATGTTCTTCCAATTCTCTTAGTCGCGTTCCATTGCGACTTGACTCAGCTTCTTGATCAATGCATAGAGAGAGTAGCCAGATCTGATCTAGACAGATTCTACATAGAGAAGGAGCTTCCTCTCGAAGTATCTGAAAAAATCAAGAAGCTTCGAGTCAAGTCAACGAGCACAGACGAGGCGGCTGATAAATTGGTAGAGAGAACAGGGAAAGTGCTCAAGGCATTGGATTCAGACGATGTTGAGCTAGTGAAGCTTCTTTTGACCGAGTCAGATACAACTCTAGACCAAGCCAATGGTCTGCACTACGTAGTGGCGTACAGTGATCCAAAAGTTGTGGCTGAGGTTCTAGCTCTAGACATGGCTGATGTAAATTACAGAAACTCAAGGGGATATACAGTTCTTCATTACGCTGCCATGCGTAGAGAGCCGTCGATTATCATATCGTTGCTTAAGAAAGGAGCTAATGCTTCGGACTTTACCTTTGATGGACGCAGTGCGGTTAATATATGTAGGAGACTGACTAGGCCTAAAGATTACTATACGAAAACCGCAAAGGGGGATGAAGCTAGTAAAGATCGGTTGTGTATTGATATATTGGAGAGGGAGATTAGAAGGAATCCATTGGCTAGTGGTGGTGATACACCTACTTGTTCTCATTCTATGCCTGAGGATCTTCAAATGAGGCTATTGTACTTAGAAAAGCGAG TGGGACTTGCTCAGCTGTTCTTCCCGACAGAAGCTGATGTAGCTATGGACATTGCTAATGTTGAAGGGACTAGCGAGTTCACAGGTTTTCCTGTTCCACCGCCGTCAAATGGTGCAACAGGAAACTTGACTCAGGTCGACCTGAATGAAACGCCGTATATGCAAACCAAAAGACTGCTTACTCGTATGGAAGCACTCATGAAAACAG TTGAGACAGGTAGGAGGTATTTTCCATCTTGTTCTGAGGTTCTAGACAAGTACATGGATGATTATATGGACGAGGACATACCTGATATGTCGCATCCGGAGAAAGGTTCGGTGAAAGAGAGGAGATGGAAGAGGATGAGATATAAGGAGCTGAAGAATGATGTTAAAAAGGCTTATAATAAAGACAAACAGGCTAAGATTGCACGGTCTTGTCTCTCTGTTTCTTCACCTGATTCTTCTCTTAGAGGTTCCTTAGAGAACCAAACATGA